Proteins co-encoded in one Vibrio aquimaris genomic window:
- the lexA gene encoding transcriptional repressor LexA, translated as MKPLTPRQQQVYDLIRSKIEDTGMPPTRAEIARELGFRSANAAEEHLKALARKQAIEIIPGASRGIRILLEDAANDAGLPLIGQVAAGEPILAQEHVETHYQLDPSMFKPQADFLLRVNGESMKDIGIMDGDLLAVHKTQDVHDGQVIVARVDDDVTVKRLERKGSTVLLHAENEEFAPIKVDLTSQHLTIEGLAVGIIRNTDWM; from the coding sequence ATGAAGCCACTAACACCACGCCAGCAACAAGTATATGATCTGATCAGAAGCAAAATTGAAGATACAGGTATGCCTCCAACAAGAGCGGAAATCGCTCGAGAGCTTGGTTTTCGTTCAGCCAATGCAGCAGAGGAGCACCTTAAAGCCCTCGCTCGCAAGCAAGCGATTGAAATTATTCCAGGAGCGTCTCGCGGTATTCGTATCTTGTTAGAAGACGCCGCCAATGATGCTGGACTACCTCTTATTGGTCAGGTGGCAGCTGGAGAACCGATTCTGGCTCAGGAGCATGTTGAAACTCACTACCAACTGGACCCCTCCATGTTTAAGCCTCAAGCAGACTTTTTATTACGAGTTAATGGCGAAAGTATGAAAGATATTGGGATTATGGATGGTGACTTGTTGGCTGTTCATAAGACACAAGATGTTCATGATGGTCAGGTTATTGTGGCCAGAGTCGATGATGATGTAACTGTGAAAAGACTTGAACGTAAGGGTTCAACCGTTCTATTGCATGCAGAGAATGAGGAGTTTGCTCCAATTAAGGTGGATCTCACCAGCCAGCACTTAACTATCGAAGGTTTAGCGGTTGGTATTATTCGTAATACCGATTGGATGTAG
- a CDS encoding diacylglycerol kinase has product MTQKTLHGLKRIRNATRYSCQGLRSAFSNEPAFREEVVLSVIMIPTAAILDITQVERILLIVTVILVLIAELFNSAIEAVVDRIGPEQHPLSGQAKDIGSAAVMLTMLLTAYVWAEVLFL; this is encoded by the coding sequence GTGACACAGAAAACACTTCATGGATTAAAACGCATTAGAAATGCGACTCGATACTCGTGCCAAGGTTTACGTTCTGCATTTAGCAATGAGCCAGCTTTTCGTGAAGAAGTCGTACTAAGCGTCATCATGATACCCACGGCTGCGATCTTGGATATTACTCAGGTTGAGCGTATTTTACTCATTGTCACTGTTATCTTGGTTTTGATTGCAGAGCTCTTCAATAGTGCAATTGAAGCTGTGGTGGACCGCATTGGTCCAGAGCAGCACCCCCTATCTGGCCAAGCAAAAGATATTGGCTCTGCAGCTGTGATGCTAACCATGTTATTGACTGCTTACGTGTGGGCAGAAGTATTGTTTTTGTAG